CTGATTTACCTGGGCGTGCGGGCGTTCATGGCTAAAACCGGCACCCACACACGGCTTGCGTTGCCCGCCGTCACACCGCGCCAGGCGTTTTTCCAGGCAGTGGGGGCAGAGGCGCTGAACCCGAAAACCGCGATCTTTTTCCTGGCCTTCCTGCCGCAATTCGTCCACCCGCAATCCGGCTCATCGCTGGTTCAGTTCGCGGTGCTGGGCTTGATCTTTTCGGGGTTGAGTGCGGTGTATACCAGTTTGCTGGCCATCGCTATCCGGTCGTTGAGCCGAGGGCTCAAAGGGCTTTCGAGATTGCGTAGGTGGGAAGGCAAAATCATCGGCACGCTGTTTATGGGGCTGGGCGTGAAAGTCGCCTTCCAGCAGCGTTAGTCAGCGCGATGACAGGGCCAGGGCCCCGATTCTCACTACGGAGTAACTCCCTGACCCGCCCGCCCAACACGTCCACCGCAAAGGGTTTGGTCGATGGGTTTGGTGGGGTAGAAAGGTTCGAATACGTGGGTGCAGCCTGTTAATCTGCGGCGTTTACACGCCAGGGAACCTCCAATGTCATTCACCAAACGCGACAGCGCCCGACTCGAGCGTCGCCTGGTCACAGCCCTCACCAACGCTTGCGAAACCGCTAAGGCAGAAATCCCAGGCTTCGATTGGCTGACCCACACCGTCGACTACGCCGCCTTTCCTCAAAGCCTGCGGGTGACCTGGGTGTTTGATACCCGTGCCAACAAGGACCACGCCCT
The sequence above is a segment of the Pseudomonas sp. R76 genome. Coding sequences within it:
- a CDS encoding LysE family translocator, which gives rise to MFELSALVTYVAVVIGLFLIPGPSVLLVLTRTVQGGRKVGIATGLGVATGDLIHTLCAALGLSAILMTSAAAFNAVKWVGAAYLIYLGVRAFMAKTGTHTRLALPAVTPRQAFFQAVGAEALNPKTAIFFLAFLPQFVHPQSGSSLVQFAVLGLIFSGLSAVYTSLLAIAIRSLSRGLKGLSRLRRWEGKIIGTLFMGLGVKVAFQQR